A genomic window from Streptomyces brevispora includes:
- the radA gene encoding DNA repair protein RadA, whose protein sequence is MAARTKSAKDRPSYRCTECGWTTAKWLGRCPECQAWGTVEEFGGAPAVRTTAAGRVSTAALPIGQVDSRQATARSTGVSELDRVLGGGLVPGAVVLFAGEPGVGKSTLLLDVAAKAASEERRTLYVTAEESASQVRLRADRIGAINDHLYLAAETDLSAVLGHLDAVKPSLLVLDSVQTVASPEIDGAPGGMAQVREVAGALIRASKERGMSTMLVGHVTKDGAIAGPRLLEHLVDVVLSFEGDRHARLRLVRGVKNRYGATDEVGCFELHDEGITGLADPSGLFLTRRDEPVPGTCLTVTLEGKRPLVAEVQALTVDSQIPSPRRTTSGLETSRVSMMLAVLEQRGRISSLGKRDIYSATVGGVKLTEPAADLAIALALASAASDTPLPKNLVAIGEVGLAGEVRRVTGVQRRLAEAHRLGFTHALVPTDPGKVPAGMKVTEVANMGDALRVLPRRSRTQAPQEDGARR, encoded by the coding sequence ATGGCTGCCCGTACGAAATCCGCGAAGGACCGGCCGTCCTACCGCTGCACGGAATGCGGCTGGACGACCGCCAAGTGGCTCGGCCGCTGCCCCGAGTGCCAGGCGTGGGGGACGGTCGAGGAGTTCGGCGGCGCCCCCGCGGTACGGACCACGGCGGCCGGCCGCGTCTCCACCGCCGCGCTCCCGATCGGCCAGGTCGACAGCCGGCAGGCCACCGCCCGCTCGACCGGCGTCAGTGAGCTGGACCGGGTGCTGGGCGGCGGGCTGGTGCCCGGTGCCGTCGTGCTGTTCGCGGGTGAGCCGGGCGTCGGGAAGTCCACCCTGCTGCTGGATGTGGCGGCCAAGGCGGCAAGCGAGGAACGCCGCACGCTCTATGTGACCGCCGAGGAGTCCGCCAGCCAGGTCAGGCTGCGCGCCGACCGGATCGGGGCGATCAACGACCATCTGTACCTGGCCGCCGAGACCGATCTGTCCGCGGTCCTCGGCCATCTGGACGCGGTCAAGCCGTCGCTGCTCGTCCTGGACTCCGTACAGACCGTGGCCTCACCCGAGATCGATGGGGCGCCCGGCGGCATGGCGCAGGTCCGCGAGGTCGCCGGGGCGCTCATCCGCGCCTCCAAGGAGCGCGGCATGTCGACCATGCTGGTCGGCCACGTCACCAAGGACGGGGCGATCGCCGGGCCCCGTCTGCTGGAGCACCTCGTCGATGTGGTGCTGTCCTTCGAGGGCGACCGCCATGCCCGGCTCCGGCTCGTGCGCGGCGTGAAGAACCGGTACGGGGCGACCGACGAGGTCGGCTGCTTCGAGCTCCACGACGAGGGCATCACCGGTCTCGCCGATCCGTCCGGGCTCTTCCTCACCCGCCGCGACGAACCCGTGCCCGGCACCTGTCTGACCGTCACCCTCGAGGGCAAGCGGCCGCTGGTCGCCGAGGTGCAGGCGCTCACGGTCGATTCCCAGATCCCTTCACCCCGGCGCACGACCTCGGGGCTCGAAACGTCCCGGGTGTCGATGATGCTGGCCGTGCTGGAGCAGCGCGGCCGGATCAGCTCGCTGGGCAAACGGGACATCTACAGCGCGACGGTCGGCGGCGTGAAGCTCACCGAGCCCGCCGCGGACCTCGCGATCGCGCTGGCCCTGGCCAGTGCGGCGAGTGACACACCGCTGCCCAAGAACCTTGTGGCGATCGGCGAGGTGGGGCTCGCGGGCGAGGTCAGAAGGGTCACGGGGGTCCAGCGCAGACTGGCGGAGGCGCACCGGCTGGGCTTCACGCACGCGCTGGTTCCGACCGATCCGGGAAAGGTCCCGGCCGGTATGAAGGTCACGGAAGTCGCCAACATGGGCGACGCGCTGAGAGTGCTCCCGCGCCGGTCCCGTACACAGGCCCCACAGGAGGACGGCGCACGCCGGTAG
- the disA gene encoding DNA integrity scanning diadenylate cyclase DisA, producing the protein MAASDRAASPGKSGQGTGNEALMRASLTAVAPGMALRDGLERILRGNTGGLIVLGMDKTVESMCTGGFVLDVEFTATRLRELAKLDGALILDKDMTKILRAGVQLVPDASIPTEETGTRHRTADRVSRQCNFPVVSVSQSMHLIALYVHGQRRVLEESAAILSRANQALATLERYKLRLDEVAGTLSALEIEDLVTVRDVTAVAQRLEMVRRIATEIAEYVVELGTDGRLLSLQLDELIAGVEPERELVVRDYVPEPTAKRSRTVAEALTELDALSHTELLELAVVARALGYSGSPETLDSAVSPRGFRLLAKVPRLPGAIIDRLVEHFGGLQKLLAASVDDLQTVDGVGEARARSVREGLSRLAESSILERYV; encoded by the coding sequence GTGGCAGCCAGCGACCGGGCAGCATCGCCCGGAAAATCCGGCCAAGGCACCGGTAACGAGGCGCTGATGCGCGCCTCGTTGACCGCCGTCGCGCCCGGAATGGCCCTGCGGGACGGCCTGGAGCGCATTCTCCGAGGCAACACCGGCGGGCTGATCGTGCTCGGCATGGACAAGACCGTCGAGTCGATGTGCACCGGCGGCTTCGTGCTGGACGTGGAATTCACCGCGACCCGGCTGCGTGAGCTGGCCAAGCTCGACGGGGCGTTGATCCTCGACAAGGACATGACCAAGATCCTGCGGGCCGGCGTGCAGCTGGTCCCGGACGCCTCCATCCCCACCGAGGAGACCGGCACCCGCCACCGCACGGCGGACCGGGTCTCCAGGCAGTGCAACTTCCCGGTGGTCTCGGTCTCGCAGTCGATGCACCTCATCGCGCTGTACGTGCACGGGCAGCGCCGGGTCCTGGAGGAGTCCGCCGCGATCCTCTCCCGCGCCAATCAGGCGCTCGCCACGCTGGAGCGGTACAAGCTCCGGCTCGACGAGGTCGCGGGCACGCTCTCCGCTCTGGAGATCGAGGACCTGGTGACCGTCCGGGACGTGACCGCCGTCGCGCAGCGTCTTGAGATGGTGCGCCGGATCGCGACCGAGATCGCCGAGTACGTGGTGGAGCTGGGGACCGACGGCCGGCTCCTCTCGCTCCAGCTCGACGAGCTGATCGCGGGCGTTGAGCCGGAGCGCGAGCTGGTCGTGCGCGACTACGTGCCGGAGCCGACCGCGAAGCGGTCGCGCACGGTGGCGGAGGCGCTCACCGAACTGGACGCGCTGTCCCACACCGAGCTGCTCGAACTCGCCGTCGTGGCAAGGGCGCTGGGTTACAGCGGCTCCCCCGAGACGCTGGATTCGGCGGTCTCGCCGCGCGGTTTCCGGCTGCTGGCCAAGGTGCCGCGGCTGCCCGGGGCGATCATCGACCGGCTCGTGGAGCACTTCGGCGGTCTGCAGAAGCTGCTCGCGGCGAGTGTGGACGATCTCCAGACGGTGGACGGGGTCGGCGAGGCGCGGGCGCGGAGCGTGCGCGAGGGCCTGTCCCGGCTGGCCGAGTCGTCGATTCTCGAACGGTACGTGTAG
- a CDS encoding BACON domain-containing protein — translation MTSSWLEIHTNTPGAHRVRHRAPHSSPKQPPARYEPHLDGLFTYCLSVLCDHDAATDALGGVLALAERQGGRCPTGEEERKTWLYALARWTCLRRLAEREQGRQAHRRHDKARARGQSAKESRHAPAAQGARAGRRTPPPPVAAHAPKAPTAPPSAPPSAPRSAKPQSAAAPETPAAAEAHRRELAQLAWPEAAGTTPEQREALELAVRHRLTPVAVAAVLGLEAAAARELLAAAACEVERTRAALAVAESGNCPTVGRLTGDQRVLLSATLRRELVRHVDDCPRCRNAAERAGAEGPWPGAAVPPVAALAVVEAPRPSAYVAMIHAQKHQKNRSATPRFDRAGFPMDPKDHAARRDRLRSRVMTTTVVATVVAAPVIALWSAYRGAPLTGEGHEGSSVTATEADGSHGGDPYGHYANAGNASLESGPRFTDDGGLPDVSAEVISVDTGAGPDAGRAGALTVEARSPGGTTMITLTASRSGPVAWSARTSASWLRLGNSSGKLAAGGSVTIRVLVDHGREPASHWTARVAVTPSGSVVAIHGYGGRRPSRDRPHPAQPSQPSWSSWPSRPSGTLHPRPRPHPHDPSDPPSSSPDPTEPTPDPPDPTADPTDPTTTPTDPGGPSPSPDPSTRTGPEKSPSVPPPAN, via the coding sequence GTGACGAGCAGCTGGCTGGAGATCCACACGAACACCCCCGGCGCACATCGGGTGCGGCATCGCGCGCCGCACTCCTCGCCGAAGCAGCCGCCTGCCCGTTACGAGCCGCATCTCGACGGCCTGTTCACCTACTGCCTCTCCGTGCTCTGCGACCACGATGCCGCCACCGACGCGCTCGGCGGTGTGCTCGCGCTGGCGGAACGGCAGGGCGGACGGTGTCCCACGGGCGAGGAGGAACGTAAAACCTGGCTGTACGCGCTGGCCAGGTGGACGTGTCTGCGCAGGCTCGCCGAGCGGGAACAGGGCCGCCAGGCGCACCGCCGGCACGACAAGGCGCGGGCGCGCGGGCAGTCGGCGAAGGAGAGCCGCCACGCCCCGGCCGCGCAAGGGGCGCGCGCAGGACGGCGCACGCCCCCACCCCCGGTCGCCGCCCACGCACCGAAGGCCCCGACCGCACCGCCCTCCGCACCGCCCTCCGCGCCCCGGTCCGCGAAGCCGCAGTCCGCCGCCGCCCCGGAGACCCCCGCGGCGGCCGAGGCGCACCGCCGCGAGCTGGCCCAGCTGGCCTGGCCCGAGGCCGCGGGCACCACCCCCGAACAGCGGGAGGCACTGGAGCTCGCGGTACGGCACCGGCTCACCCCGGTCGCGGTCGCCGCCGTCCTCGGTCTGGAGGCCGCGGCGGCCAGAGAACTCCTGGCAGCGGCCGCCTGCGAGGTGGAGCGGACCAGGGCCGCGCTCGCCGTCGCCGAGTCGGGCAACTGCCCCACGGTCGGCAGGCTCACCGGCGATCAGCGCGTGCTGCTCTCCGCGACCCTGCGCCGCGAGCTCGTTCGGCATGTGGACGACTGCCCCCGCTGCCGCAACGCCGCCGAGCGGGCCGGCGCCGAGGGCCCCTGGCCGGGTGCGGCCGTCCCCCCGGTCGCCGCGCTGGCGGTCGTCGAGGCGCCGCGCCCGTCCGCCTATGTGGCCATGATCCACGCCCAGAAGCACCAGAAGAATCGGTCCGCCACTCCGCGGTTCGACCGGGCGGGCTTCCCGATGGACCCCAAGGACCATGCCGCGCGCCGGGACCGGCTGCGGTCGAGGGTCATGACGACGACAGTGGTCGCCACGGTCGTCGCCGCCCCGGTGATCGCCCTGTGGTCCGCGTACCGGGGGGCGCCGCTCACCGGCGAGGGGCACGAAGGGTCCTCGGTCACCGCGACCGAGGCGGACGGCAGCCACGGCGGCGACCCGTACGGCCATTACGCGAACGCGGGCAACGCCAGCCTCGAGTCCGGCCCCCGCTTCACGGACGACGGCGGCCTCCCGGACGTCTCCGCCGAGGTCATCAGCGTGGACACGGGCGCGGGGCCGGACGCGGGGCGGGCGGGCGCCCTCACCGTCGAGGCACGTTCGCCCGGCGGCACGACGATGATCACCCTCACCGCGTCGAGGTCCGGCCCGGTCGCCTGGTCGGCCCGGACCTCCGCGTCCTGGCTGCGCCTCGGCAACTCGTCCGGGAAGCTCGCAGCAGGCGGCAGCGTCACGATCCGCGTCCTCGTCGACCACGGGCGCGAACCGGCCTCGCACTGGACCGCACGGGTCGCCGTCACCCCGTCGGGATCGGTCGTCGCGATTCACGGGTACGGCGGGAGACGGCCGTCGCGCGACAGACCGCACCCGGCACAGCCTTCGCAGCCTTCATGGTCCTCGTGGCCTTCACGGCCGAGCGGCACGCTCCACCCGCGCCCCCGCCCCCACCCGCACGACCCGTCGGACCCGCCGTCGTCCTCACCGGATCCCACGGAGCCGACACCGGACCCGCCGGACCCGACTGCCGACCCGACGGATCCCACCACCACACCGACGGACCCGGGCGGGCCGAGCCCGTCCCCCGACCCGTCGACCCGGACCGGCCCGGAGAAGAGCCCGAGCGTCCCACCACCGGCGAACTGA